In the Quercus lobata isolate SW786 chromosome 5, ValleyOak3.0 Primary Assembly, whole genome shotgun sequence genome, one interval contains:
- the LOC115989093 gene encoding protein PELPK2-like — translation MASNKFFILAFFVVFNVLSSLNLSLAARNLLQTTTPSIPTVPVVPTLPKPTPLPPLPTLPLPTTQPSLPNLPTIPSIPQFNFPQIPKIPSLPTIPTTIPSFPFFSPPPSATSTTKP, via the coding sequence aTGGCATCTAACAAGTTTTTCATCTTGGCTTTCTTTGTGGTTTTCAACGTATTATCAAGCCTCAATCTCAGCTTAGCAGCTCGCAATCTCTTACAAACCACTACACCCTCTATACCAACCGTGCCAGTGGTGCCTACTTTGCCTAAACCGACACCATTGCCACCTTTGCCTACACTACCATTGCCAACCACTCAGCCATCACTGCCCAACTTGCCCACCATCCCATCAATCCCACAATTTAACTTTCCTCAAATTCCAAAGATTCCCTCACTCCCAACTATTCCAACTACAATTCCTTCCTTCCCATTCTTCTCACCACCACCATCTGCTACCAGTACTACTAAGCCTTGA